Proteins from a genomic interval of Zingiber officinale cultivar Zhangliang chromosome 2A, Zo_v1.1, whole genome shotgun sequence:
- the LOC122043217 gene encoding bidirectional sugar transporter SWEET4-like, which yields MVSADAIRTAVGILGNAISLGLFLSPLPTFVRICKKGSVEEFSVVPYVATLLNCMMWVVYGLPVVHPHSTLVLTINGSGMAIELAYVLLFLIYARSGKQRGKVAAILAAETTFVAAVALVVLTTVHTNDRRSMVVGVLCVVFGAMMYAAPLSVMKMVIETKSVEFMPLTLSLASLFNGLCWTAYALIRFDLYITIPNALGVAFAVAQLVLYAVYYSSTQRQIAGRRRKAAEAEMAEVVVVQAVDANNDKAGSGAAAK from the exons ATGGTTTCTGCCGACGCCATTCGAACAGCAGTTGGAATTCTTG GGAATGCAATTTCACTGGGCCTCTTCCTGTCTCCACT GCCGACATTTGTAAGAATATGCAAGAAAGGGTCGGTGGAGGAGTTCTCGGTGGTGCCGTACGTCGCGACGCTGCTGAACTGCATGATGTGGGTGGTGTACGGGCTGCCGGTGGTGCACCCGCACAGCACGCTGGTGCTCACCATCAACGGCTCCGGCATGGCCATCGAGCTCGCCTACGTCCTCCTCTTCCTAATCTACGCCCGGAGCGGCAAGCAGCGAGGGAAGGTGGCCGCCATTCTGGCGGCCGAGACTACCTTCGTCGCTGCCGTCGCACTGGTGGTCCTCACCACGGTGCACACCAACGACCGCCGCTCGATGGTCGTCGGCGTCCTCTGCGTCGTCTTCGGCGCCATGATGTACGCCGCTCCCTTATCCGTCATG AAAATGGTGATAGAGACGAAGAGCGTTGAGTTCATGCCACTGACTTTGTCGCTTGCGTCGTTGTTTAATGGACTTTGCTGGACTGCTTACGCGCTCATCCGCTTTGACCTTTACATCACT ATACCTAACGCGCTCGGCGTGGCGTTCGCGGTGGCGCAGCTGGTGCTCTACGCCGTCTACTACAGCTCCACGCAGCGGCAGATCGCCGGCCGGAGGCGGAAGGCGGCGGAGGCGGAGATGGCGGAGGTGGTGGTGGTCCAGGCCGTCGACGCTAACAACGACAAGGCTGGAAGTGGCGCCGCCGCCAAATGA